The genomic interval TGCAACCCGCAATTCACGAAACGTGTATCTATGACATTTCGCGATTTCCGACTGGTCGCAAACCCCTGACCTGCACTTTTATCCTCGGACGTGGCCCAGAAGGGCAATTAGCTGCGGAACGCAGGTCTTGAGCGCCCTCTCGACGTCCGGACATCAGGCGCGACTGGGCCTTCCGGCCGCGATCGCCGTCGCGCGCGCGGTGCGTGGGTCGAACTCCGGGTCGGAGCGACTGCAGACGGGGCCGGGCATCTACCTGCTCGACTACGTGGAGTCCGAGAGGATCCCCGAAGGGTGGTCCACATCGGGCGACGTGACCGCGTTGCGCTCGAGTCTGGTCCGGCCACCGGGTATCCGGTATCGCATCCGTTTCCGGAAGCCGGCCGCCGAGACCCAGTCTTGGGCCACCGTGCCCTTCGACGCTCCGACCGGCAGGTACGTCGTGAAGTGGGACGTCCAGGCACCGGACATGAGCGCGGCACGGCTCTCGCTGCTCGACGAGAACGACGTCGAGCTCGCGCACGTGACCCTCGACAGGCTGATGATCACATTCGGGACGAACGGCACCGATGCGACCCAGGAGGGCCACTACTCGAACCAGTGGAACCGTGTATTCCTCGATGTCCTGCCCGATGGGACCGTCGCAGCGTCATCTGGCGGGGACGCCGTCGCCGACTACGCACGCCTCGGACCTGCCCTCCCGTTCGCGGGGAAGGTCGCGAAGATACGTATCAGCACGGCGGGCACGATGCCGGGGGCGTCGTACACCCAGGCCCTTCTGTGCTTCGAGCCCAAGATCGTGGCCATCGGGGACTCGCTGACCTTCGGGCACATCGAGGACATGGCGCCCTACTCCACCTGGGACTTCACGAACGATATCGCTTACCAGGCCAGCATGCGGCTGAACCCGCCGAGCTTCGTGATGAACCGCGGCATCGGTGGCATGACCTCGGCGGAGCTGAGGAAGCGTTTCGAGACCGACGTGCTCGTGCTCGACCCCAAGGTCGTCATCATCGAGTGCGGTGTCGCGGCGATCATCCGGGGCGAGC from Coriobacteriia bacterium carries:
- a CDS encoding GDSL-type esterase/lipase family protein, which gives rise to MSALSTSGHQARLGLPAAIAVARAVRGSNSGSERLQTGPGIYLLDYVESERIPEGWSTSGDVTALRSSLVRPPGIRYRIRFRKPAAETQSWATVPFDAPTGRYVVKWDVQAPDMSAARLSLLDENDVELAHVTLDRLMITFGTNGTDATQEGHYSNQWNRVFLDVLPDGTVAASSGGDAVADYARLGPALPFAGKVAKIRISTAGTMPGASYTQALLCFEPKIVAIGDSLTFGHIEDMAPYSTWDFTNDIAYQASMRLNPPSFVMNRGIGGMTSAELRKRFETDVLVLDPKVVIIECGVAAIIRGEHADTIIENVRAVLDAARKAGIRIVLCEATPASVFQDADPGNADKHAYNAWVRAQEGQGVSVAHTHDAFAFRPDGNVGKPWYYTDGIHHTKAGTALFGRLVAAAVMGTEQGQNLARRVHRPH